A region of the Candidatus Methylomirabilota bacterium genome:
CGAGCGTGCGCGAGGCGGTCACCGGCACCACGATGCGGCCGGTCGGTTGCGTCCGCATCACGAGCAGGGAGACCAGCGCGAGCGCCAGGTCCCCGGGGATGATTTCGCCCTTCTCGTCGACCAAGAAGACCTTTTCCGCGCCCGTGTCCAGGAGGACGCCGAGGTCGGCGCCGAGGGTGCGCCCGATGTTGGAGAGCTGGCTCAGCGAGCGCTGGAATTCCTCGGCGGTCTTTGTGATACGGCTCTCGTCGAGATAGGCGTTGAGCGAGATCACGTCCACGCCGAGCGCGCCGAGCACGCCGGGGAAGATCGCGGACGCCGAGCCGAACGCGTAGTCCAGCACCATGCGGAGGCCGGCCCGCCGGATCACATCGGCGTCCACCGACTTGAGCAGGCCGTCCCGATAGCGGTCGGTGCCCGCGTGAGGGAAGGTGAGCACACCGGTCTCTTCCATGGGGGCACGGTAGAAATCCTCCATGAAGAAGAGCCGCTCCACCGACTTCTCGCGATCGGGGGGGACCTCGACGCCGCGAGGATCGTAGAACTTGATGTCGACGAGCTGAGGATCGTACGGAGACTTCCGGACGTGCACCCCGCCGGCGTGTCCCAGCGCGGAGATCTGGTACCGCACCACCGACACCGGCGCCACGCCGAGATCCTGGACGTCGACGCCCACCGAGAGCAGCCCAGCCATGAGCGCTCGGTTGATCATGCGCGAGGCCTTGTGGTGGTCGCGGCTGGTGATCATGGTGCGCCGCTTGCCGACCGTCGCGCCGAACGCGGCGCCCAGCTTGGCCGCGAACTCCGGTGAGATCTCGATGTTGGCGAGGCCGGAGACGCCGTAGCGCCCGAAGATGGAGCGGCTCCACCGCTCGGACCATACGAGGCTCATGGCGAGCGTCGCGCCGTCCTCCACCTCCTTGTAGGGCCACACCTTGGCGTTGGCCTTCACGGTGCTCGACTCGCCGATGCGTGCGTAGTCGCCGATGACCACGCCCTCGGCGACGAAGGCGTTGGCGCGGATCTGGGCGCGCGTGCCCACGATGGCCTCCTTGACCCGCGCGCTGGGCCCCACGTCCACGTGGTCCCAGAGCACACTGCCCTCGATGTCGGCTCCCGCCGCGATCATGCACTCGGGTCCCACCACGCAGTTGGCGAGGCGTACGCCCGGCGCGACCTGTGCGCCCGCCCCGATGATGACGGAGCCGGAGAGCTTGGTGAGGAAGTCCACGCGCGCGCCCTCCCCCACCCAGACGCTGTGCTCGGGCCCCTGGCTGTGCGTACCGGGAATCTCGACGCCGACCCGGCCCTGGAGCAGGTCGAGATGGGCGGTCCGGTACTCGGTGAGGTCGCCCACGTCGCGCCAATAGCCCTCGGCCACGTGCCCGTAGAGCGGCCGGCCGGAGGCGAGAAGCGCGGGGAAGAGCTCGCGGCCGAAGTCGTAGGGACGGCCGGAGGGGACGGCGGCGAGCACGCTCGGGCCGAGGATGTAGATTCCGGTGTTGATGGTGTCGCTGAAGACCTCGCCCCAGGACGGCTTCTCGAGGAAGCGGACGATGCGGCCGGATTCGTCGGTAATGACGATGCCGTAGGCTAGTGGCGAGTCCACACGCGTGAGCACGATGGTCGCCTCGGCGCCGCGCTCCCGGTGCGATCGCACCGCGGCCTGGAGATCGAAGTCTGTCAGGACATCACCCGAGATCACGAGCACCGGCTCCCCCAGCTCGCCCGCCGCGAACTTCACCGCGCCCGCCGTGCCCAGGTCGGCGGTGGGCGTCGCATAGGTCATGCGCACGCCCCATCGGCTGCCGTCACCGAAATGTCCCGTGATCGTCTCGGGAAGGAAATAGAGGAGCACGAGGAGATCGGTGAAGCCGTGCCGCTTCAGCAATCGGACGGTGTGCTCCATGATGGGCACATTGCCGACGGGCACGAGCGGCTTCGGGATGTGGGTGGTGAGTGGCCGCAGACGGGTTCCGAAGCCGCCGGCCATGATGACTGCCTTCATTCCCATCTCCTCGCCCTGGAAGGTCGCGCGGTCTCGCCGCGCCGACGTTGGGGAGCGCAGTCAGTATAGCGGAAGAGTCGGCAGCCGGGAAACTAAGCGAGGCGCGGCTCGCCGCGCGGGCGCAGGACGAATAGCAGCACGACGCCCGCGATGAATCCGCCCACGTGGGCCCAGAACGCCACCCCGCCCCCGGGCTCGCCTCCGGTGGCGACCCCGAGGGTCATGAAGCCGCTGAAGAACTGCACCACGACCCAGAAGCCGAGCACGATGAGCGCCGGGATGTGCACGAGGCGGACGAAGAATCCGATGATCAGCAGGGTGAGGATGCGCGCGTGCGGGAACAGGAGGAGGTAGGCCCCCA
Encoded here:
- a CDS encoding mannose-1-phosphate guanyltransferase, translating into MKAVIMAGGFGTRLRPLTTHIPKPLVPVGNVPIMEHTVRLLKRHGFTDLLVLLYFLPETITGHFGDGSRWGVRMTYATPTADLGTAGAVKFAAGELGEPVLVISGDVLTDFDLQAAVRSHRERGAEATIVLTRVDSPLAYGIVITDESGRIVRFLEKPSWGEVFSDTINTGIYILGPSVLAAVPSGRPYDFGRELFPALLASGRPLYGHVAEGYWRDVGDLTEYRTAHLDLLQGRVGVEIPGTHSQGPEHSVWVGEGARVDFLTKLSGSVIIGAGAQVAPGVRLANCVVGPECMIAAGADIEGSVLWDHVDVGPSARVKEAIVGTRAQIRANAFVAEGVVIGDYARIGESSTVKANAKVWPYKEVEDGATLAMSLVWSERWSRSIFGRYGVSGLANIEISPEFAAKLGAAFGATVGKRRTMITSRDHHKASRMINRALMAGLLSVGVDVQDLGVAPVSVVRYQISALGHAGGVHVRKSPYDPQLVDIKFYDPRGVEVPPDREKSVERLFFMEDFYRAPMEETGVLTFPHAGTDRYRDGLLKSVDADVIRRAGLRMVLDYAFGSASAIFPGVLGALGVDVISLNAYLDESRITKTAEEFQRSLSQLSNIGRTLGADLGVLLDTGAEKVFLVDEKGEIIPGDLALALVSLLVMRTQPTGRIVVPVTASRTLDRLAEEHGFALTRSRGTPRALTEAALGEDVVLVGEEQGGFIFPRFQPAFDGMAAVVRILEMMARLDVRLHQLTRAVPESHIVRLEVPCPNERKGTVMRRLMEATKGEDVELIEGVRVRRGDEWVAAIPDADRACFHVVAEAPDRERARALAEEFRDRITGWRREPA